A region of Neovison vison isolate M4711 chromosome 7, ASM_NN_V1, whole genome shotgun sequence DNA encodes the following proteins:
- the LOC122913648 gene encoding olfactory receptor 5AS1 produces the protein MLETNYTMPTEFLLVGFTDYLPLRVTLFLVFLIVYTLTLVGNMSLIILVNINSSLQNPMYFFLSNLSFLDICYSSAIAPKMLVNFLASRKSISPYGCAIQMFFFGCFADAECLILAAMAYDRYAAICNPLLYSTLMSRRVCVCSILLAYCSGSMTAMVHVCLTFRLPFCGSNIVNHFFCDIPPLLALSCADTHINELLLFALCGFIQTSTFVVICISYSCILITVLSIKSSGGRSKTFSTCTSHFIAVTLFYGTLLFMYLRPTTSYSLDTDKVVAVFYTVVFPMFNPIIYSFRNKDVKNALKKLLERNWTFK, from the coding sequence ATGTTGGAGACCAATTATACCATGCCAACTGAATTTCTCCTTGTTGGATTCACAGATTATCTCCCTCTCAGAGTCACACTATTCTTGGTATTTCTCATAGTCTATACACTAACTTTGGTGGGAAATATGAGTTTAATAATCCTAGTTAATATCAACTCAAGTCTTCAAAACCCCATGTACTTTTTTCTCAGCAACCTGTCTTTCTTAGATATCTGCTATTCTTCAGCAATCGCCCCTAAAATGTTGGTCAATTTCTTAGCCTCCCGGAAAAGCATCTCTCCTTATGGCTGTGCCatacaaatgtttttctttggttgtttTGCTGATGCCGAGTGCCTTATTCTAGCAGCAATGGCATATGACCGTTATGCAGCCATCTGTAACCCCTTGCTCTATTCCACACTTATGTCCAGGAGAGTCTGTGTCTGCTCCATCCTGTTGGCCTACTGCAGTGGAAGTATGACTGCGATGGTACACGTGTGCCTCACGTTCAGGCTACCATTTTGCGGCTCCAATATTGTGAATCATTTTTTCTGTGATATCCCACCTCTCCTAGCTTTGTCGTGTGCCGATACCCATATCAATGAGCTTTTGCTCTTTGCCTTGTGTGGCTTCATTCAGACGAGCACTTTTGTGGTCATATGTATCTCTTACTCCTGTATCCTTATCACTGTTTTGAGCATCAAGTCCTCAGGGGGCAGGAGCAAAACATTCTCCACCTGTACTTCCCATTTCATAGCAGTCACGCTGTTCTACGGAACGCTCCTGTTTATGTACTTACGTCCCACGACCAGCTATTCCCTAGACACGGACAAGGTCGTTGCGGTGTTTTATACTGTTGTCTTTCCTATGTTTAACCCGATAATCTACAGCTTCAGAAACAAGGATGTAAAGAATGCCCTCAAAAAGCTTTTAGAAAGAAACTGGACTTTTAAATGA